A part of Pararoseomonas sp. SCSIO 73927 genomic DNA contains:
- the apaG gene encoding Co2+/Mg2+ efflux protein ApaG produces MSDPGAFTALTRGLRVTVRTFYLADKSEPEEGRHIWAYRVRITNEGRETVQLLKRTWHITDAMGRTQHVHGDGVVGEQPVLEPGEAFEYTSGTPLATPSGFMRGQYHMVVSATGEAFDAEIPAFSLDSPYGGVTLN; encoded by the coding sequence ATGAGCGACCCCGGCGCCTTCACCGCCCTCACCCGCGGCCTGCGCGTGACGGTCCGCACCTTCTACCTCGCCGACAAGTCGGAGCCGGAGGAGGGGCGCCACATCTGGGCCTACCGCGTCCGCATCACGAATGAGGGGCGGGAGACGGTGCAACTCCTCAAGCGCACCTGGCACATCACGGACGCGATGGGCCGCACCCAGCACGTGCACGGCGACGGCGTGGTGGGGGAGCAGCCCGTGCTCGAGCCCGGCGAGGCCTTCGAGTACACCTCCGGCACCCCGCTCGCGACGCCCTCCGGCTTCATGCGTGGCCAGTACCACATGGTGGTCTCCGCCACCGGCGAGGCCTTCGACGCCGAGATCCCCGCTTTCAGCCTCGACAGCCCCTACGGTGGGGTGACGCTGAACTAG
- the folE gene encoding GTP cyclohydrolase I FolE: MTDPATIATPAEAAGHARPSQEEAEAAVRTLILWAGDDPAREGLLDTPKRVAKSYLELFGGYATDPVQLLQRSFEEVAGYDEMVVLRDIRLESHCEHHMVPIIGRAHVGYLPRGRVVGISKLARVVDAFSKRLQIQEKLTAQIANAINDVLDPIGVAVVVEAAHQCMTTRGVHKHGVTMVTSTMLGAFRDDHATRREFLSIINGRAGTFEG, encoded by the coding sequence GTGACCGACCCCGCGACCATCGCCACCCCCGCCGAGGCCGCCGGCCACGCCCGCCCGAGCCAGGAGGAGGCGGAGGCCGCCGTCCGCACCCTTATCCTCTGGGCCGGGGACGACCCCGCCCGCGAGGGGCTGCTGGACACCCCCAAGCGCGTCGCGAAGTCCTACCTGGAGCTGTTCGGCGGCTACGCCACCGATCCCGTGCAGCTCCTCCAGCGCTCCTTCGAGGAGGTGGCGGGCTACGACGAGATGGTGGTGCTGCGCGACATCCGGCTGGAGAGCCACTGCGAGCACCACATGGTCCCGATCATCGGCCGCGCCCATGTGGGCTACCTGCCGCGGGGCCGCGTGGTGGGCATCTCCAAGCTCGCCCGCGTGGTGGACGCCTTCTCCAAGCGCCTGCAGATCCAGGAGAAGCTGACGGCGCAGATCGCCAACGCCATCAACGACGTGCTGGACCCGATCGGCGTCGCCGTGGTGGTGGAGGCGGCGCACCAGTGCATGACCACGCGCGGCGTGCACAAGCACGGCGTCACGATGGTCACCAGTACCATGCTCGGCGCCTTCCGCGACGATCACGCGACGCGGCGGGAGTTCCTCTCCATCATCAACGGCCGCGCCGGAACCTTCGAAGGGTAG
- a CDS encoding LysE family translocator: MTVETWLAFLAAATAMLVIPGPTILLVLGQSLGGGRSSTLPLVAGVAAGDALAMSLSLAGLGALLAASALAFEALRWAGAAYLVWLGVKLWRAPAEGVPSPLPPRRAGLQAFLVTATNPKGIAFFVAFVPQFIDPARPFLPQAGLLVASFVALGAANALGYALLTGRLSGAVRRPAVRRALNRTGGTALVGAGLATALLGRRA; encoded by the coding sequence ATGACAGTCGAGACCTGGCTCGCCTTCCTTGCCGCCGCCACGGCGATGCTCGTCATCCCCGGCCCCACCATCCTGCTCGTGCTCGGCCAATCCCTCGGCGGCGGGCGAAGCTCCACCCTGCCGCTCGTGGCCGGCGTCGCGGCGGGCGACGCGCTCGCGATGAGCCTCTCCCTCGCCGGGCTCGGCGCCCTCCTCGCCGCCTCCGCCCTCGCCTTCGAGGCGCTGCGCTGGGCGGGCGCCGCCTATCTCGTCTGGCTGGGCGTGAAGCTCTGGCGCGCCCCGGCGGAGGGCGTGCCATCCCCCCTGCCCCCGCGCCGCGCGGGGCTGCAGGCCTTCCTCGTCACCGCCACCAACCCCAAGGGCATCGCCTTCTTCGTCGCCTTCGTGCCGCAATTCATCGACCCGGCACGCCCCTTCCTGCCGCAGGCCGGCCTGCTGGTCGCCAGCTTCGTCGCCCTCGGCGCCGCGAACGCCCTGGGTTACGCGCTGCTCACCGGCCGCCTCTCAGGCGCCGTGCGGCGGCCCGCGGTGCGGCGCGCGCTGAACCGCACCGGCGGCACGGCGCTCGTCGGCGCCGGGCTGGCCACCGCGCTGCTGGGGCGTCGGGCATGA
- the dapA gene encoding 4-hydroxy-tetrahydrodipicolinate synthase, producing the protein MRPPPGLRGSIPALVTPFLSGDAGTIDRAALSRLAARATARGAGALVACGSTGEAPALSAVEHAQVVACVAEAAHGLPVVAGVGAPCTEAAVALAVAAEHVGAAALLVSAPPYVRPGQEGLRAHVRAVAAATGLPVVLYDVPSRAGVGFADETIARLHADGLIAAVKDATGDLSRPPRLARLCGPGLVQLSGDDATALAHLAMGGQGCVSVTANVAPALCAALQAAFAARDLAFAAEIRDLLAPLDAALFAETNPVPVKAALGLLGLCAPHPRLPLMRAEPGTAARLSRALAGVMEREEAVAAERMPRVRQVA; encoded by the coding sequence ATGCGCCCTCCTCCGGGCCTGCGGGGGAGCATCCCCGCCCTCGTCACCCCTTTCCTCTCCGGGGATGCCGGCACGATCGACCGCGCCGCCCTCTCGCGCCTCGCGGCCCGCGCCACCGCGCGCGGGGCGGGCGCGCTGGTGGCCTGCGGCAGCACGGGGGAGGCGCCCGCGCTCTCCGCTGTGGAGCACGCCCAGGTCGTCGCCTGCGTGGCCGAGGCCGCGCACGGCCTTCCGGTGGTGGCGGGTGTCGGCGCGCCCTGCACGGAGGCGGCGGTGGCGCTGGCCGTCGCGGCGGAGCATGTCGGCGCCGCCGCGCTGCTCGTCTCCGCCCCGCCCTATGTGAGGCCGGGGCAGGAGGGGCTGCGCGCCCATGTCCGCGCCGTGGCCGCGGCGACGGGGCTGCCGGTCGTGCTCTACGACGTGCCCTCCCGCGCCGGCGTCGGCTTCGCGGACGAGACGATCGCCCGCCTTCACGCGGACGGGCTGATCGCGGCGGTGAAGGACGCCACCGGCGACCTCTCCCGCCCGCCGCGGCTGGCGCGGCTCTGCGGGCCGGGGCTGGTGCAGCTCTCCGGCGACGACGCGACGGCGCTGGCGCACCTGGCCATGGGCGGGCAGGGCTGCGTCTCCGTCACGGCCAATGTCGCGCCCGCCCTCTGCGCCGCGCTGCAAGCGGCCTTCGCGGCGCGGGACCTCGCCTTCGCGGCGGAGATCCGCGACCTGCTGGCGCCGCTGGACGCCGCTCTCTTCGCGGAGACGAACCCGGTGCCGGTGAAGGCGGCGCTGGGGCTGCTCGGCCTCTGCGCGCCGCACCCGCGCCTGCCGCTGATGCGGGCGGAGCCGGGAACGGCCGCGCGCCTCTCCCGCGCGCTCGCCGGCGTGATGGAGAGGGAGGAGGCGGTGGCGGCGGAGCGGATGCCGCGCGTCCGGCAGGTGGCCTGA